The following are from one region of the Sulfurimicrobium lacus genome:
- a CDS encoding efflux RND transporter periplasmic adaptor subunit, whose amino-acid sequence MKTLSLVRLAALCLCAVPAISGCEKNSKEVQSGPPPAIITVTQAVARDVPVVERSIGEIDSVTTPKIGAEVAGRITKVFVDVGDPVTKGQLLSEIDATDYVADARRLKSDAITQQKLAARYRELAKKGFVSSSNLEGVEAQNISAREQYTRAAKNVLRTRIESPVDGRVDSRFISKGDWIDLGKPVFQIATSQALRIRLPFPETISHRIKMGQTVKLSTPTAPGETINGKIAQLRPTVGADSLSFDAIVEIDNPGDWRPGSSVNGEVLLETHSGAVTVPEESIVLRPAGDVAYVVADGKALQRVVKTGVKQEGYVEIIDGLRVGESVAVDGAGYLTDQGRVEIKQATPAAEPAK is encoded by the coding sequence ATGAAAACGCTCTCCTTAGTTCGCCTCGCGGCATTGTGCTTATGCGCCGTGCCGGCCATATCGGGCTGCGAAAAGAACAGCAAGGAGGTCCAGTCAGGACCACCCCCGGCCATCATCACCGTCACCCAGGCGGTAGCACGCGATGTGCCCGTGGTCGAACGCTCCATCGGTGAAATCGACAGCGTAACCACACCCAAAATCGGCGCCGAAGTTGCGGGCCGCATTACCAAGGTTTTCGTCGACGTTGGCGATCCGGTCACAAAGGGCCAGTTGCTCTCGGAAATCGACGCGACGGATTATGTCGCCGATGCCAGACGCCTGAAATCCGATGCCATAACGCAGCAAAAACTCGCCGCGCGCTATCGCGAACTGGCCAAGAAAGGTTTTGTATCCTCATCCAACCTGGAAGGAGTCGAAGCGCAGAACATATCGGCTCGCGAACAGTACACGCGCGCCGCGAAGAACGTGCTCCGAACCCGCATCGAATCGCCGGTCGACGGCCGCGTGGATAGCCGCTTTATATCCAAGGGCGACTGGATCGATCTCGGCAAGCCGGTTTTCCAGATCGCCACCAGTCAAGCGCTACGCATCCGTCTGCCGTTTCCCGAAACCATATCGCACCGCATCAAGATGGGCCAGACGGTCAAACTGTCCACGCCTACGGCCCCGGGCGAAACAATCAATGGAAAAATCGCTCAGCTACGCCCAACGGTAGGCGCGGATAGCCTCTCTTTCGATGCCATCGTGGAAATAGACAACCCTGGCGACTGGCGTCCCGGGTCATCCGTTAACGGCGAAGTGCTGCTCGAAACCCATTCGGGCGCAGTTACCGTTCCCGAGGAAAGCATCGTGCTGCGCCCGGCAGGCGATGTCGCCTATGTTGTAGCTGACGGCAAAGCCTTGCAGCGCGTGGTCAAAACCGGCGTCAAACAGGAAGGTTACGTGGAAATAATCGATGGCCTGCGCGTCGGCGAGAGTGTGGCAGTCGACGGCGCAGGCTACCTGACCGATCAGGGGCGCGTGGAGATCAAGCAGGCAACACCAGCCGCCGAGCCGGCAAAATGA
- a CDS encoding sensor histidine kinase, which produces MNGNISINAQQLIVSRPHWLLAGMLLSLHAALAWGVNTWWSSSALLVHFGIFLLWQPLWRGERELTYRHLVWVLLGGGALILLWNNWWTPALWLGVLVGLVGGDVVGMTGRRQRMGHLLALLYLLTMLLLGVVPHLFADVSGNLALDLLVRYGLLFVLLMIAVLPWGKQQAKPFYAVDFFYSLMLFLLVVVLVLGSFAVKVISQSNYPMALAQTLMVIAGALFALSWLWNPHGGFAGGGQLMSRYLLSVGLPFERWLRNLATLAEQEHDAQEFLRLALDDIAALPWVTGGKWQAPGNGGEFGAVSKYSVEFTFHRVNLVLYTRWALSPAMILHIKLLTQLLGYFYQAKQREQEQKYNAYTQAIFETGARLTHDVKNLLQSLKTLCAAVESSDPAQAQALQALMQRQLPQIVQRLQLTLDKLKSPKVSAVEAVERVSAQSWWESLQQRYAQERVEFGAYDMSGGRHIHIPGELFDSAADNLLQNALEKRKVERDLVIRVGFSCEGGGRLTVCDDGSGLDETLVARLLSSPVQSDNGLGIGLYQAGRQARQAGYQLSMTSNLPGRVCFELIGST; this is translated from the coding sequence ATGAACGGCAATATTTCCATTAACGCGCAACAGCTCATCGTTAGCCGTCCGCATTGGCTGCTGGCGGGCATGCTGTTGTCGCTCCACGCGGCTCTCGCCTGGGGCGTGAATACCTGGTGGTCGAGTTCCGCCCTGCTGGTGCATTTCGGCATTTTTCTCCTGTGGCAGCCGTTGTGGCGTGGCGAGCGGGAGCTGACCTATCGGCATTTGGTGTGGGTGTTGCTCGGCGGCGGCGCCCTGATCCTGCTGTGGAACAACTGGTGGACGCCTGCCTTGTGGCTGGGCGTACTGGTCGGCCTGGTTGGCGGCGACGTGGTGGGCATGACCGGGCGCCGCCAGCGCATGGGACATTTGCTCGCCCTGCTTTACCTGCTGACCATGCTGTTGCTGGGGGTGGTGCCGCACCTGTTTGCCGATGTGTCGGGCAACCTGGCCTTGGACCTGTTGGTCCGCTACGGATTGCTTTTCGTGCTGCTGATGATTGCGGTGCTGCCGTGGGGAAAGCAACAAGCCAAACCCTTTTATGCCGTGGATTTCTTCTACAGCCTGATGCTGTTCCTGCTGGTGGTGGTGCTGGTGCTGGGCAGTTTCGCGGTGAAAGTGATCAGCCAGAGCAATTACCCCATGGCGCTGGCGCAAACGCTGATGGTCATCGCCGGCGCCTTGTTCGCCCTGAGCTGGTTGTGGAATCCGCACGGCGGATTTGCCGGCGGCGGACAGCTGATGTCGCGCTACCTGTTGAGCGTCGGGTTGCCGTTTGAACGCTGGTTGCGCAATCTTGCGACGCTGGCGGAACAGGAGCACGATGCACAGGAATTTCTGCGCCTGGCGCTCGACGATATTGCCGCCCTGCCCTGGGTGACCGGCGGAAAATGGCAGGCACCGGGCAATGGCGGGGAGTTCGGTGCAGTGTCGAAATATTCGGTCGAATTCACCTTCCACCGCGTCAACCTGGTGCTTTACACGCGCTGGGCATTAAGTCCGGCGATGATCCTCCATATCAAGTTGCTGACACAGTTGCTGGGCTATTTTTACCAGGCCAAGCAGCGCGAGCAGGAGCAGAAATACAACGCCTATACGCAGGCGATCTTCGAAACCGGCGCGCGTCTTACCCATGACGTGAAGAACCTGCTGCAATCGCTGAAAACCCTGTGCGCCGCGGTGGAAAGCAGCGATCCGGCACAGGCGCAGGCGCTGCAGGCACTGATGCAGCGGCAATTACCGCAGATCGTGCAGCGCCTGCAACTGACGCTGGATAAACTCAAGTCGCCCAAGGTGAGTGCGGTCGAGGCGGTGGAACGCGTTTCCGCGCAGTCATGGTGGGAATCCCTGCAGCAACGCTACGCCCAGGAGCGTGTCGAGTTCGGCGCTTACGATATGTCCGGGGGGCGGCATATCCATATCCCCGGCGAATTGTTCGACAGCGCGGCGGACAACCTGCTGCAGAACGCGCTGGAGAAGCGCAAGGTGGAACGTGACCTGGTCATCCGCGTGGGATTTTCCTGCGAAGGCGGGGGGCGTCTGACCGTGTGCGACGATGGCAGCGGGCTGGACGAAACCCTGGTAGCCAGGCTGCTGAGTTCTCCGGTGCAATCGGACAACGGCTTGGGGATCGGCCTTTACCAGGCCGGGCGCCAGGCGCGACAGGCAGGTTACCAGTTGTCCATGACCAGCAACCTGCCGGGGCGCGTGTGTTTTGAACTGATTGGTTCAACCTGA
- a CDS encoding efflux RND transporter permease subunit has translation MTLPELSIKRHVLAFMMSAVLVLLGVISYQRLGIDRFPSIEFPIVSITTTQKGANPEIIDAAITNIIESAVNSTPGIEHINSTSSPGVSIVAITFDLDKNVDVAFNEVQAKINQILKTLPKDADPPVVAKVETNASPVMWLALQGDRTQQQLNQYASHVIKKRLETIDGVGQVLMGGLRERTIRVNILPDRLAAYNVTAQDLINAFDREHIQLPGGFVTGAKTEYLLKLDMEFHKPELLEQLIVAYRDGAPIKLNQVAEIEDGLADYRQMAYYNGKPTVGIGIVKVANGNTVAIIDAVQKRLDNEIIPQLPPGMTIQLASNDAIFIKDMVQALQEHLIEGTLLAALIVLIFLKSLRSTLIIALAIPVSLLGAIAVMYFAGFTFNALTMLALLLLIGVVVDDAIVVLENIFRHRETIDKDPISAATLGSSEVVFAVMAASLSLVSIFAPVIFMGGIIGQFFKSFAVVVTFGVLVSLFVSLTLTPMLCSRYLKVEKKHGWLYKLLDRFFHRMDDFYRAMLNHALTHRWKIVFLTVVIVLGSSWFFANVGKTFVPEEDEGRFMVLVKAPLGSSIDYTDGRLKAVEAVLAKHKEIASYFSAIGLGQAGQVNEAFIYVRMVDRNERKLKQYELMPILRKELALVPGVHAFAALVPIVGGQRGEPLQFVVSGPNLQDVAKYSQQLLAKLSNEPAMGRIDMNLQLDLPQLVMHLDRTRAMSLGLSASEVAQAVNMLTGGIDVARYNDEPGNGERYFVRLKSKDGEITQPSDLSKIYLRSTSGELVRLDTVADFKKTLGAATIGRMDLQYAAQFFATPTMPLGEGVTKVQAAAAEILPMGYSVKMVGEAEEFGKTVSYMVFAFTLALVLLYMVLASQFNSFIQPFIIMVAQPLAIIGGVMALWLFHHTLNIYSMIGLVLLIGLVAKNSILLVDLTNQRREEGLGIDQALREACPIRMRPVLMTSMTVILALLPAALGLGAGAETNGPLSVAVIGGMITSTLLTLVVVPAVYSLVEGGLERWRARHPRVLED, from the coding sequence ATGACGCTGCCAGAGCTATCGATCAAACGCCACGTACTCGCCTTCATGATGTCGGCGGTGCTGGTACTGCTCGGCGTCATCAGCTATCAGCGCCTGGGCATCGACCGCTTCCCCAGTATCGAGTTTCCCATCGTCTCCATCACCACGACACAAAAGGGCGCCAATCCGGAAATCATCGACGCAGCCATCACCAACATCATCGAATCCGCCGTCAACAGCACACCGGGCATCGAACACATCAACTCCACCTCATCCCCCGGCGTGTCGATCGTCGCCATCACGTTCGATCTGGACAAGAACGTCGACGTGGCGTTCAACGAAGTACAGGCCAAAATCAACCAGATATTAAAAACCTTGCCCAAGGATGCCGACCCTCCCGTAGTCGCCAAGGTGGAAACCAACGCCAGTCCGGTCATGTGGCTGGCACTGCAGGGCGACCGCACCCAGCAGCAACTCAACCAATACGCCAGCCATGTCATCAAGAAACGCCTCGAAACGATAGATGGCGTGGGCCAGGTTCTCATGGGCGGACTCCGCGAACGCACCATTCGCGTCAACATCCTGCCCGACCGGTTGGCCGCATATAACGTCACCGCCCAAGACCTGATCAACGCCTTCGACCGCGAACATATCCAACTGCCGGGCGGCTTCGTCACCGGTGCCAAGACCGAGTACTTGCTAAAACTGGACATGGAGTTCCACAAACCGGAACTGCTCGAGCAACTGATCGTCGCCTACCGCGACGGCGCGCCGATCAAACTGAATCAGGTTGCCGAGATCGAGGACGGGCTGGCGGACTACCGCCAGATGGCATATTACAACGGCAAACCCACCGTCGGCATCGGCATTGTCAAAGTGGCAAACGGCAACACCGTAGCCATTATCGACGCGGTACAGAAACGTCTCGACAACGAAATCATCCCGCAGTTGCCACCCGGCATGACCATCCAGCTGGCCTCCAACGACGCCATTTTCATCAAGGATATGGTCCAGGCGCTGCAGGAGCACCTGATCGAGGGAACCCTGCTGGCCGCGCTGATCGTGTTGATCTTCCTCAAGAGCCTGCGCTCAACTCTCATTATCGCCCTGGCCATCCCGGTATCGCTGCTCGGCGCAATCGCGGTGATGTATTTTGCCGGTTTTACCTTCAATGCCCTTACCATGCTTGCCCTGCTATTGCTGATCGGCGTGGTGGTGGACGACGCCATCGTGGTGCTGGAAAACATTTTTCGCCACCGCGAAACCATCGATAAGGACCCCATCAGCGCCGCCACCTTGGGCAGCAGCGAGGTGGTATTCGCAGTGATGGCAGCCTCCCTGTCGCTGGTCTCGATCTTCGCACCGGTCATTTTCATGGGCGGCATCATCGGCCAGTTCTTCAAATCCTTCGCGGTAGTCGTGACCTTTGGCGTGCTGGTCTCGCTGTTCGTCTCCCTGACGCTGACCCCGATGCTGTGTTCGCGCTATCTCAAGGTGGAGAAAAAACATGGCTGGCTTTACAAGCTGCTGGACCGCTTTTTTCATCGCATGGACGACTTTTACCGTGCGATGCTCAACCATGCCCTGACGCACCGCTGGAAGATCGTGTTTCTGACCGTAGTCATCGTGCTGGGTTCGAGCTGGTTCTTCGCCAACGTGGGCAAAACTTTTGTGCCGGAAGAGGACGAGGGGCGCTTCATGGTGCTGGTCAAGGCGCCGCTCGGCTCGAGCATCGACTACACCGATGGCCGGCTCAAAGCCGTCGAAGCAGTGCTGGCAAAGCACAAGGAGATCGCCAGCTATTTTTCGGCGATCGGCCTGGGGCAGGCGGGGCAGGTAAACGAAGCTTTTATCTATGTGCGCATGGTCGACCGCAATGAGCGCAAGCTCAAACAGTACGAGCTGATGCCCATCCTGCGCAAGGAACTGGCACTGGTTCCTGGCGTGCACGCCTTTGCCGCCCTGGTGCCGATTGTCGGGGGGCAGCGCGGCGAACCGCTGCAATTCGTCGTCTCCGGACCCAACCTGCAGGACGTAGCCAAATATTCCCAGCAACTGCTCGCCAAACTGAGCAACGAGCCGGCCATGGGGCGCATCGACATGAACCTGCAACTCGATCTGCCACAACTGGTGATGCACCTCGATCGAACACGGGCGATGAGCCTCGGGCTCTCTGCCAGCGAAGTGGCGCAGGCGGTGAACATGCTCACCGGCGGTATCGATGTAGCGCGCTACAACGATGAACCAGGGAACGGCGAACGATACTTTGTGCGTCTCAAATCCAAGGACGGCGAAATCACCCAGCCCTCGGATTTGTCCAAGATTTACCTGCGCAGCACCAGCGGCGAACTGGTACGCCTCGACACCGTCGCCGACTTCAAGAAAACCCTCGGCGCCGCAACCATCGGGCGCATGGACCTGCAGTATGCAGCCCAGTTCTTTGCCACGCCCACCATGCCGCTGGGCGAGGGGGTGACAAAAGTCCAAGCGGCGGCAGCGGAAATCCTGCCCATGGGTTATAGCGTCAAGATGGTCGGAGAAGCGGAGGAGTTCGGAAAAACCGTGAGTTACATGGTGTTTGCCTTCACGCTGGCACTGGTTCTGCTCTACATGGTACTCGCCAGCCAGTTCAACTCTTTCATCCAGCCTTTCATCATCATGGTGGCTCAACCGCTCGCCATTATCGGCGGTGTCATGGCCTTATGGCTGTTCCACCATACCCTGAACATCTATTCCATGATCGGGCTGGTGCTGCTGATCGGGCTGGTGGCGAAAAACTCCATCCTGCTGGTGGACCTCACCAACCAGCGGCGCGAAGAAGGACTGGGCATCGACCAGGCCCTGCGCGAAGCCTGCCCGATCCGTATGCGCCCGGTGCTGATGACTTCCATGACGGTCATCCTGGCCCTCCTCCCCGCAGCGCTGGGCCTGGGCGCAGGCGCCGAGACCAACGGCCCGTTGTCGGTAGCGGTCATCGGCGGCATGATCACTTCCACCCTGCTCACTCTGGTGGTGGTGCCGGCGGTGTATTCCCTGGTGGAGGGCGGTCTGGAACGCTGGCGTGCGCGGCATCCGCGTGTTTTGGAAGATTGA